The following coding sequences are from one Chitinimonas sp. BJYL2 window:
- a CDS encoding bifunctional 2-polyprenyl-6-hydroxyphenol methylase/3-demethylubiquinol 3-O-methyltransferase UbiG: MNKNNAQIIAEGVASQHVYERDVLVGSGDSLDRIVSMLSVPGAVLDVGTGTGALARFLSERKEYSVDGITHNPTEAEIAQPYYRDVWVSDLSQSGWINNISGRRYRYIVCADVLEHLVDPAAVLRSLATLLDEHGEIIISVPNVAYIGVVGELINGKFTYRQEGLLDRTHLRFFTRESLADCVSSCKLQIREWSSVFRPLADSEFKAHRLDYFPPAMARFLAAQADSSVYQFVLRVGYPLDGEVAMSEPATCGVEPMFCAQVYWATAGTVHAEKDSVFALGRMGVQNQRLRFHLKGWRPNCTHLRIDPADRPGFLRLFFARLMDSAGRTLWAWRPEVSDFNVSGQITACPAGSLGDGVQLVLTGDDPHFMLTLPAGLTADQADDHVTFEMEVGWPLVPEAVVIGRELEATALRLVEREGAYRSLASERTLLVSRLTETLSLLERERQRTTSTEAALQELGAHVRELRQELASRDDRISRFEAQLSDLNRSRDILSDRLGYAESMLEAVKNSKLWRLGRILRLTRIGL, from the coding sequence ATGAATAAGAATAATGCCCAAATTATTGCGGAGGGCGTAGCTTCCCAGCATGTGTACGAGAGGGATGTATTGGTTGGAAGCGGTGACTCTCTCGATCGGATTGTCAGTATGCTCTCCGTGCCGGGGGCTGTGCTGGACGTCGGGACGGGCACGGGTGCATTGGCTAGATTTCTGTCGGAGAGGAAAGAATACTCAGTTGATGGAATTACACACAACCCGACGGAGGCAGAGATTGCTCAGCCCTATTATCGGGATGTTTGGGTTTCTGATCTGAGCCAATCGGGCTGGATAAATAACATAAGCGGTAGACGCTATCGCTACATTGTGTGCGCTGATGTCCTTGAGCACCTTGTGGATCCTGCTGCGGTGCTTCGAAGCTTGGCGACATTATTGGATGAGCACGGTGAGATAATTATCTCAGTGCCTAATGTGGCTTATATTGGCGTGGTTGGTGAATTAATTAACGGGAAATTCACCTATCGGCAGGAGGGGTTGCTTGATAGGACGCACCTTCGGTTTTTCACGAGGGAGTCGCTGGCGGACTGTGTGTCATCGTGCAAGTTGCAAATCCGGGAGTGGTCGTCTGTATTCCGTCCGCTGGCGGATTCGGAGTTTAAAGCGCACCGGCTGGATTATTTTCCACCGGCTATGGCGCGTTTCTTGGCGGCACAGGCTGACTCATCGGTTTATCAGTTCGTATTAAGAGTTGGCTACCCCCTTGATGGGGAGGTGGCTATGTCTGAACCAGCTACCTGCGGTGTGGAGCCGATGTTTTGTGCCCAAGTGTATTGGGCAACTGCCGGCACGGTGCATGCCGAGAAAGATAGCGTATTTGCGCTCGGCAGGATGGGCGTCCAGAACCAGCGGCTTCGTTTTCATCTCAAGGGTTGGCGGCCAAACTGCACGCACTTGCGGATTGATCCTGCGGATCGACCGGGTTTCCTTCGTCTCTTTTTTGCGCGGTTGATGGATTCAGCAGGGCGCACTCTGTGGGCTTGGCGGCCTGAGGTCAGTGACTTCAACGTCTCTGGACAGATTACGGCGTGTCCCGCTGGTTCGCTTGGGGATGGCGTTCAGCTTGTTCTGACTGGCGATGATCCACACTTCATGCTTACCCTGCCGGCAGGTTTGACGGCGGATCAAGCTGATGATCATGTGACATTTGAGATGGAGGTCGGTTGGCCGCTTGTTCCAGAGGCTGTTGTTATTGGCCGCGAGTTGGAAGCAACCGCTTTGCGCCTCGTAGAGAGGGAGGGTGCATATCGAAGCTTGGCCAGTGAGCGTACTCTGCTGGTTTCTCGACTCACCGAAACATTAAGTCTGCTTGAACGAGAGCGTCAGCGCACAACAAGTACTGAGGCGGCACTCCAAGAATTGGGTGCGCACGTTCGTGAGTTGCGACAGGAGCTGGCTAGCCGTGACGACCGGATTTCACGGTTTGAGGCACAGCTTTCTGACTTGAACAGGTCGAGGGACATTCTGTCTGATAGGCTTGGTTACGCAGAGTCAATGTTAGAAGCAGTTAAGAACAGCAAGCTCTGGCGCCTTGGGCGTATTTTGCGACTGACCCGCATCGGACTCTGA